Part of the Nostoc sp. ATCC 53789 genome, TATTGCTCACCGAGGAGATTTTCTAAGTAAACTGTCAATCCTACATTGCTAGCTACAGGTACACGACCGCTCAAATCTAAATTTACGAAAGAAGGCGAAAAATCTGTAATCGTGTCACCAGGGTTTGTAAAGAAGGCTCTGCGAGTGCCACTGTTGTAGGTAACATACAAATTAGCCTGCCAACCTGAATTTTGATAACCCACACCAGTTTGCAGTACAGAGTAGGGAATCAAACCTAACTGTAAACCTCTCTCTGAGCCTGTTTTTATTTGAGCATCTGTATAAGTGTAGTTGAGGAAAGTTGACCAGCCAGCCGCAATTCTTAATTGCAATGCAACCTCTAAACCATTGGTATCTACTAGTCCAATGTTTTCCCATCTGCCGGCGATGACTCCCAAGCGATCGCCTATACTACTACCAAAGTAAGTAAACTGTCCAATCAAATTTTGAGAAAAATTGACATCTACTCCCGCACTCCAAGTTGAGCCAGTTTCTGGTCTTAAATCAGGGTTTGGTTCCCAACCATGAACTGTATCATAAACATACAACTGATCTAACCCAGGATTGCGTTGTGCCCCTGCCCAACTTCCACGCACTGCTACTATTGGTGTGACGGCATAACGTAACCCAACACTAGGATTGAGATAATTTCCAAACTGACTGTCAAAACTTTGCCTTAGCCCTAAATCTATCAGAAAATCATCGCTAATATTCCAAGTATTCACAGCAAATAAAGCTGTATTAAACAAACTCCTATCTTCAGTTTCATTAGTGGCAATCCTACTAGGATTCGTACTCAAAACATCACCGTTTAAATCGGTGTTTTTCAAATCTAATCCCCAGCGCAATTTATTATTGGAAGTAACTTTCCACTCATGATCTACTCTGGCTGTCAGTTGTTGTGTATCTAAAGTTCCTGTACGGTAAAATGCTCCTGTAGGGCCATAAGTGCTGAAATAATCTTGGTTATAACCAATTGAGGTAGTAAGATTAGAACTTTCCCCATTACCTAGTCGAGTTTTCCAAGATAAGCCAACGTTTAAACCATCGTGGTCTAATCTATCTCTTTGCAGAGGAAAACCAAAATAAATTAAGCCGCGACGACTGCTGAGTGCAGTAACATCTAAATTCAATGAATTTTTTTTATCTAAATCTAGTCCAATGCTACCGAAGTAGGTACTTGTAGCTGTATCTGCATTTGATAAAAATCCCTGTTCATCACGATTTGCTGCACCTACAGGCACGCGATAGCGGTTATCTGTAAAGAATCTTTCAAAGCTAAAGTTATATTTAACATTATTGGATGAACCACCATAAGTCACTTGTTGATTATTTAAACTCAATGAGCCAAATTCTGCACTAGCGCTCAATTGAGGTTTACCATAACCTTCTTTGGTGATGATATTCACAACTCCCCCAAAGGCTGAGGAACCATACAAAGCGGAGGCTGTACCGCTATATAATTCCACTCGTTCAATCGCCTCTACAGGAATGCTATTTAAGTCAGTTCCACCATGATAAGTGTTGACATTATTGTTAATTGGTCTGCCATTAATTAGAAATACAGACTGATTAATT contains:
- a CDS encoding TonB-dependent receptor, yielding MKKDFLLLTVALPGLLIAFPSFAAESEIEQRNTDKSTEVISDIQSLSEVELPATNAELLTQQSAPSEVNPETQPDYTDDADISIEAIAEPDNLPQSTPTYVIDKEEIQKQGATSLADILKRMPGFAINDVGHGADIHTGTYYRGASINQSVFLINGRPINNNVNTYHGGTDLNSIPVEAIERVELYSGTASALYGSSAFGGVVNIITKEGYGKPQLSASAEFGSLSLNNQQVTYGGSSNNVKYNFSFERFFTDNRYRVPVGAANRDEQGFLSNADTATSTYFGSIGLDLDKKNSLNLDVTALSSRRGLIYFGFPLQRDRLDHDGLNVGLSWKTRLGNGESSNLTTSIGYNQDYFSTYGPTGAFYRTGTLDTQQLTARVDHEWKVTSNNKLRWGLDLKNTDLNGDVLSTNPSRIATNETEDRSLFNTALFAVNTWNISDDFLIDLGLRQSFDSQFGNYLNPSVGLRYAVTPIVAVRGSWAGAQRNPGLDQLYVYDTVHGWEPNPDLRPETGSTWSAGVDVNFSQNLIGQFTYFGSSIGDRLGVIAGRWENIGLVDTNGLEVALQLRIAAGWSTFLNYTYTDAQIKTGSERGLQLGLIPYSVLQTGVGYQNSGWQANLYVTYNSGTRRAFFTNPGDTITDFSPSFVNLDLSGRVPVASNVGLTVYLENLLGEQYERVNRIYSPGFTFRVGLSANF